A region from the Cryptosporangium arvum DSM 44712 genome encodes:
- the tmk gene encoding dTMP kinase, which translates to MRNRPFRRLWLTFGLSSFGDWLGLLATSLFAAGQVSGPTAKGLAFGGVVIARLLPTIVLGPLAGAFADRFDRRLTMVVCDLVRFVLFASIPLVAVVGSAPVAVGWALVATFVIEVVGMFWNPAKEASVPNLVPRDQLEAANQLSLIVTYGVTPLLAVFIGAGLNRLLLSLVRDDPSRLRLDPNDAALYLNAFTFLVAAVVVFTIREISTGEGRLRRSGPAGVPEPSLPTALLDGWKYAGRTPLVRGLVLGILGAFAAGGVVVGVGQFFARGLGGGDATFYLLFGSLFVGLAGGMGLGPSLVRGLSRRRWFCASIGLSGLAVAVLPFSLHLSMAIPLTVLAGAGAGMAYLAGTTLLGAEVPDAMRGRVFAFVQSTVRVVLLLAIAVSSLLVGVGGGRKIPIGAFDLDFSAARVLLFVSGLLAIIASVLSFRAMDDKPGVPLLRDLYSTLRGHSLPVAGDRSGDGLFIVFEGGEGAGKSTQSRALTDWLTGRGFEVVSTREPGATPLGREIRSLILDHRDDAPSSRSEALLYAADRAHHVATVIRPALARGAVVVCDRYVDSSLAYQGAGRDLATEDVEWLSRWATAGLVPDLVILLDVDPSIGLTRVGNRGVADRLEAESMDFHQRVRRAFLDRAAADQRRYLVLDAGSSAGMLADRIKVRVAPLLKVHPDINEPLPQAPAVPASVGASSSVAADAPGAAPASASGSTAEAGPAAGPTAGLADGLAAGPEAGPVAGPATGPAAEARPDEGGGDIGSKTDPGSSAEAR; encoded by the coding sequence CTGCGTAACCGGCCCTTCCGCCGGTTGTGGCTCACGTTCGGCCTGTCCAGCTTCGGTGACTGGCTCGGACTGCTCGCCACCAGCCTGTTCGCGGCCGGCCAGGTGAGCGGCCCGACCGCGAAGGGGCTCGCGTTCGGCGGCGTCGTCATCGCGCGGCTGTTACCCACGATCGTGCTCGGCCCGCTGGCCGGTGCGTTCGCCGACCGGTTCGACCGGCGGCTGACGATGGTCGTCTGCGACCTGGTGCGGTTCGTGCTGTTCGCCTCGATCCCGCTGGTGGCCGTCGTGGGGTCGGCGCCGGTCGCGGTCGGGTGGGCGCTCGTCGCGACGTTCGTGATCGAGGTCGTCGGGATGTTCTGGAACCCGGCGAAAGAGGCGTCGGTTCCGAATCTCGTCCCGCGTGATCAGCTGGAGGCGGCCAACCAGCTCAGCCTCATCGTCACTTACGGTGTCACACCGCTGCTCGCGGTGTTCATCGGCGCCGGGCTCAACCGGCTGCTGCTGTCGCTCGTCCGCGACGATCCGTCCCGGCTGCGCCTGGATCCCAACGACGCCGCGCTGTACCTGAACGCGTTCACGTTCCTGGTCGCCGCGGTGGTCGTCTTCACCATCCGCGAGATCAGCACCGGCGAGGGCCGGCTGCGCCGGTCCGGCCCGGCCGGGGTGCCCGAGCCGAGCCTGCCCACCGCTCTCCTCGACGGGTGGAAGTACGCCGGGCGGACGCCGCTCGTGCGCGGGCTGGTGCTCGGCATCCTCGGCGCGTTCGCCGCCGGTGGCGTGGTCGTCGGGGTCGGGCAGTTCTTCGCCCGTGGCCTCGGCGGTGGCGACGCGACGTTCTACCTGCTGTTCGGGTCGCTGTTCGTGGGCCTGGCCGGTGGGATGGGGCTCGGGCCGTCGCTGGTGCGGGGCCTGTCCCGGCGGCGCTGGTTCTGCGCGAGCATCGGGCTGTCCGGGCTGGCGGTCGCGGTGCTGCCGTTCTCGCTGCACCTCTCGATGGCGATTCCGCTGACCGTGTTGGCCGGTGCCGGCGCCGGCATGGCGTACCTGGCCGGAACCACGTTGCTCGGCGCCGAGGTGCCCGACGCGATGCGCGGGCGGGTGTTCGCGTTCGTCCAGTCCACCGTGCGGGTGGTGCTGCTGCTCGCGATCGCGGTCTCGTCACTGCTCGTCGGGGTCGGCGGCGGGCGGAAGATTCCGATCGGCGCCTTCGACCTGGATTTTTCGGCCGCGCGCGTGCTGCTGTTCGTGAGCGGCCTGTTGGCGATCATCGCGAGTGTGCTCTCATTCCGGGCAATGGATGACAAACCAGGTGTTCCGCTGCTACGGGACCTGTACTCGACGCTCCGAGGGCACTCGCTGCCCGTCGCGGGGGACCGCTCCGGTGACGGGCTGTTCATCGTGTTCGAGGGCGGCGAAGGGGCCGGGAAATCGACCCAGTCACGCGCTCTCACCGACTGGCTGACCGGGCGCGGCTTCGAGGTCGTGTCCACGCGTGAACCCGGCGCGACACCGCTCGGGCGGGAGATCCGCTCGTTGATCCTCGATCACCGGGACGACGCGCCGTCGTCCCGCTCGGAAGCGCTGCTGTACGCGGCGGACCGGGCACATCACGTCGCCACCGTGATCCGGCCGGCGCTGGCGCGCGGTGCGGTGGTGGTGTGCGACCGCTACGTGGACTCGTCGCTGGCCTACCAGGGCGCCGGGCGCGACCTGGCCACCGAGGACGTCGAGTGGCTCTCCCGGTGGGCGACGGCCGGGCTCGTCCCCGACCTGGTGATCCTGCTCGACGTCGATCCGTCGATCGGGCTGACGCGGGTCGGCAACCGGGGCGTGGCCGACCGGCTGGAGGCGGAGTCGATGGACTTCCACCAGCGGGTGCGGCGGGCCTTCCTCGACCGGGCGGCCGCTGATCAGCGGCGGTACCTGGTGCTCGACGCCGGGAGCTCGGCCGGGATGCTCGCCGACCGCATCAAGGTGCGCGTCGCGCCGCTGCTGAAGGTCCACCCCGACATCAACGAGCCGCTGCCGCAAGCTCCCGCGGTGCCGGCTTCGGTGGGCGCCTCGAGCAGCGTCGCGGCTGACGCACCAGGCGCGGCCCCCGCGTCGGCCAGCGGGTCGACGGCCGAGGCCGGCCCGGCCGCCGGGCCGACGGCCGGGCTGGCCGATGGGTTGGCTGCGGGGCCGGAGGCTGGGCCGGTTGCGGGGCCGGCCACCGGGCCGGCTGCGGAGGCTCGGCCGGACGAAGGTGGGGGCGACATAGGATCGAAGACCGATCCTGGTTCTTCGGCGGAGGCGCGATGA
- a CDS encoding DNA polymerase III subunit delta' — translation MPGVFTDVIGQDEAVTVLARAAAAAGRIVAGEPVAAGEMTHAWLFTGPPGSGRSVAARAFAAALQCPRGGCGECNECHTTLAGTHADVRVVAPEGVWISVNEMRSLVLRAASAPSGGRWQIVLIEDADRLHERASNALLKAIEEPTDRTVFLLCAPSAHPDDVSVTIRSRSRVVPLRVPSAEAVAGLLTRRNDVDETTARWAASVAQGHVGRALRLARDPDAQARRRAVLAIPRSLTGIAACYNAAAALIAASNEEAAAATETQNADEKAALERALGAGGTGKGAAAATRGTVGQIKDLEKKQKSRTTRVQRDALDRALVDLAAFYRDVLMVRLGASVPLVHIDVEEMVRAAAARWEPESILRRIEAVLKCRTALDENVKPLIAIEALMVTLFEG, via the coding sequence GTGCCCGGCGTCTTCACGGACGTCATCGGGCAGGACGAAGCCGTCACGGTGCTGGCCCGGGCTGCGGCCGCCGCCGGGCGCATCGTCGCGGGCGAGCCCGTTGCGGCCGGCGAGATGACCCACGCCTGGCTGTTCACCGGCCCGCCCGGCTCCGGGCGATCCGTCGCCGCCCGCGCGTTCGCCGCCGCGCTGCAGTGCCCCCGCGGCGGCTGCGGCGAGTGCAACGAGTGCCACACCACGCTCGCCGGCACGCACGCCGATGTGCGCGTCGTCGCCCCCGAAGGCGTCTGGATCAGCGTCAACGAGATGCGGTCGCTGGTGCTGCGCGCGGCCAGCGCACCGTCGGGAGGCCGCTGGCAGATCGTCCTCATCGAAGACGCGGACCGGTTGCACGAGCGGGCTTCCAACGCGCTGCTGAAGGCGATCGAGGAACCGACCGACCGCACGGTCTTCCTCCTGTGCGCGCCCTCGGCGCATCCCGACGACGTGTCGGTCACGATCCGCTCCCGCAGCCGGGTCGTCCCGCTGCGGGTGCCGTCGGCGGAAGCGGTCGCCGGCCTGCTGACGCGCCGCAACGACGTCGACGAGACGACCGCGCGGTGGGCCGCGTCCGTCGCCCAGGGCCACGTGGGCCGCGCGCTACGGCTGGCGCGTGACCCCGACGCGCAAGCCAGGCGCCGAGCCGTGCTGGCGATCCCGCGCTCCCTCACCGGCATCGCGGCCTGCTACAACGCGGCCGCCGCGCTGATCGCGGCGTCCAACGAGGAAGCCGCGGCGGCCACCGAGACGCAGAACGCCGACGAGAAAGCCGCACTCGAGCGCGCGCTCGGCGCCGGCGGCACCGGCAAAGGCGCCGCAGCGGCCACGCGCGGCACCGTCGGGCAGATCAAAGACCTGGAGAAAAAGCAGAAGTCCCGGACGACGCGGGTGCAGCGGGACGCGCTCGACCGCGCGCTCGTCGACCTGGCGGCGTTCTACCGCGACGTCCTCATGGTGCGGCTCGGCGCGTCGGTCCCGCTCGTGCACATCGACGTCGAGGAGATGGTGCGAGCCGCGGCGGCCCGCTGGGAGCCGGAGTCGATCCTGCGGCGTATCGAGGCCGTGCTGAAGTGCCGCACGGCGCTCGACGAGAACGTGAAGCCGCTGATCGCGATCGAAGCGCTGATGGTGACGCTGTTCGAAGGCTGA
- a CDS encoding LPXTG cell wall anchor domain-containing protein, which translates to MSTNVAHVEKTSFSAHASANVLRLANSDAGPHATALNGLRLGTSTASVDTDQSTASATQLIGPPGAPLTAATRRAGDNDEESGTVTRSNSGVELPFLTLGASRLTATANWGRPDSPIALSSALARPGELVLRPEDDEALMQVWRGSQTRTQTQLVAVAGQSTLGLRTTAKAELSAVTLFRGTATEMTIRFLRAPSLMAVAAGTERTDVRYVPPVVAVTASQGRSYRLDEAGESIEVPLDGPGCCNRVVRVRLGTVRERVGHTSVDATAAAVRLQIIGAEDRLLDATIGDLDVSAHVPNGGLGQSAHVPIGGQGETRTPCRPCDTDEPVETDEPVVEPQEEIVIPGALTPREDIASEAASPQPIAPSPSEAATPQEALPRTGASLPLIAAIGLALLIVGWIVVRAVRRRA; encoded by the coding sequence ATGAGCACCAATGTCGCCCACGTCGAAAAGACGTCGTTTTCTGCCCACGCGTCCGCGAACGTCCTGCGTCTTGCGAATTCTGACGCCGGGCCGCACGCCACCGCACTCAACGGACTGCGGCTGGGCACGTCGACCGCCAGCGTCGACACGGATCAGTCGACCGCTTCGGCCACCCAACTCATCGGACCACCCGGGGCGCCGCTGACCGCGGCCACGCGCCGAGCCGGTGACAACGACGAGGAGTCGGGAACGGTCACCCGGTCGAACTCGGGCGTTGAACTGCCCTTTCTGACGCTGGGCGCCAGCCGCCTGACCGCGACCGCGAACTGGGGCCGACCGGACAGTCCGATCGCGCTGAGCTCCGCACTCGCCCGCCCCGGCGAGCTGGTGTTGCGCCCGGAGGACGACGAAGCCTTGATGCAGGTCTGGCGGGGCAGCCAGACCCGCACGCAGACGCAGCTGGTGGCGGTCGCCGGACAGTCGACGCTGGGCCTGCGCACCACGGCCAAGGCCGAGCTGTCTGCGGTCACGCTCTTCCGCGGCACCGCCACCGAGATGACGATCCGGTTCCTCCGCGCACCGTCGCTGATGGCCGTCGCGGCCGGGACCGAGCGCACCGACGTCCGGTACGTGCCGCCGGTCGTCGCGGTGACCGCGTCTCAAGGTCGTAGCTACCGGTTGGACGAGGCCGGCGAGAGCATCGAGGTGCCGCTGGACGGCCCCGGGTGCTGCAACCGCGTCGTACGCGTCCGACTCGGCACCGTCCGCGAGCGGGTCGGCCACACCAGCGTCGACGCCACCGCCGCGGCCGTGCGCCTGCAGATCATCGGCGCGGAGGACCGCCTCCTCGACGCCACGATCGGCGACCTGGACGTGTCGGCCCACGTACCGAACGGCGGCCTGGGCCAGTCGGCCCACGTACCGATCGGAGGCCAGGGCGAGACGCGCACCCCGTGCCGGCCGTGCGACACCGACGAGCCCGTCGAAACCGACGAGCCCGTCGTCGAGCCGCAGGAGGAGATAGTCATCCCCGGTGCACTGACTCCCCGCGAGGACATCGCTTCGGAGGCCGCGTCACCGCAGCCGATCGCGCCCAGCCCGTCCGAGGCGGCCACCCCGCAGGAGGCCCTGCCCCGCACCGGCGCCAGCCTCCCGCTCATCGCCGCAATCGGTCTCGCGCTGCTGATCGTCGGCTGGATCGTCGTCCGGGCCGTTCGTCGCCGAGCCTGA
- a CDS encoding PSP1 domain-containing protein, translated as MGMLCAVTFARYGRLYYADPGAFAPAVGDHVLVSTDDGPEVAQCVWAPTWVSEETSGFPVLVGMASDSDLSRDKILRRKKAQGKVAAKRLIREHELPMKVVAVDHALDANRTTIYFTAPQRVDFRSLVRDLGATLSARVELRQLSPRDAAKAQGGIGSCGRDLCCSTFLTDFEPVTIKMAKDQDLPLNPMRISGACGRLMCCLKYEHPLYQAFSASAPAVGARVSTPSGDGRVVGRSVPSDSLAVRLDEDGSRCSCSRAEVCESRQAYEG; from the coding sequence ATGGGGATGCTGTGCGCGGTGACCTTCGCCCGGTACGGCCGTCTCTACTACGCGGACCCGGGAGCGTTCGCTCCCGCGGTGGGCGACCACGTTCTGGTGTCGACGGACGACGGGCCCGAGGTCGCCCAATGCGTGTGGGCACCCACCTGGGTTTCGGAAGAGACCTCCGGGTTCCCGGTGCTCGTCGGGATGGCCTCCGATTCGGACCTTTCCCGCGACAAAATCCTGCGCCGGAAGAAGGCGCAGGGGAAGGTGGCCGCGAAGCGGCTGATCCGGGAGCACGAGCTGCCGATGAAAGTGGTCGCGGTCGACCACGCCTTGGACGCCAACCGCACCACCATCTACTTCACCGCGCCGCAGCGGGTGGACTTCCGATCACTGGTTCGCGACCTGGGGGCGACGCTGTCGGCGCGGGTCGAGTTACGCCAGCTGAGCCCGCGTGACGCCGCGAAGGCGCAGGGTGGAATCGGGTCGTGTGGGCGTGACCTGTGCTGCTCGACGTTCCTGACCGACTTCGAGCCGGTGACGATCAAGATGGCGAAGGATCAGGACCTGCCGCTGAATCCCATGCGGATCTCCGGGGCGTGCGGGCGTCTGATGTGCTGCCTGAAGTACGAGCACCCGCTCTACCAGGCGTTTTCTGCGTCAGCACCGGCGGTCGGGGCCCGGGTTTCCACGCCTTCCGGTGACGGGCGGGTCGTCGGCCGGTCGGTGCCCAGCGACTCGTTGGCCGTGCGGTTGGACGAGGACGGATCGCGCTGTTCGTGCAGCCGGGCCGAGGTGTGTGAGTCGCGACAGGCCTACGAGGGATAA
- a CDS encoding NUDIX domain-containing protein: protein MEQVDTRVAYQNPWLSVREDTVRWPDGSTGIYGVIDKRDFALVVPWDGAGFHLVEQFRYPVQERCWEFPQGGWPPGSSGGSGLALAQAELAEETGFTARTWTRLGFLQAAPGVMSQYFDVYLASDLVAGAPSREVSEQDMRQKWVSASSLEQMIRSGELRDAHSIAAYGLFSLAMAGPRDEHDRDDQHSDDS from the coding sequence ATGGAGCAGGTCGATACCCGCGTCGCCTATCAGAACCCTTGGCTGAGCGTCCGGGAAGACACGGTGCGCTGGCCGGACGGCTCGACCGGCATCTATGGGGTCATCGACAAGCGCGATTTCGCGCTCGTGGTGCCGTGGGACGGTGCGGGGTTCCACCTGGTCGAGCAGTTCCGTTATCCCGTGCAGGAGCGCTGCTGGGAGTTCCCGCAAGGCGGCTGGCCGCCGGGGTCTTCGGGAGGCTCGGGTTTGGCGCTCGCTCAGGCGGAGCTGGCCGAGGAAACGGGGTTCACTGCTCGTACCTGGACGCGGTTGGGGTTCTTGCAGGCGGCACCGGGCGTGATGAGCCAGTACTTCGACGTGTATCTGGCGTCCGATCTGGTGGCGGGCGCCCCGTCGCGAGAAGTGTCTGAACAGGACATGCGTCAGAAGTGGGTGTCGGCGTCGTCACTCGAGCAGATGATCCGCTCCGGGGAGCTGCGCGACGCCCACTCGATTGCGGCCTACGGCCTGTTCTCACTCGCGATGGCGGGACCGCGAGACGAGCACGATCGCGACGATCAGCACAGCGATGATTCCTAA
- a CDS encoding DUF1737 domain-containing protein, translating into MSEALDEGYELYGSPAITFDGEHMLVAQAVVLPAYAAGRYRRP; encoded by the coding sequence GTGAGCGAGGCTCTCGACGAAGGCTACGAGTTGTACGGATCGCCGGCGATCACGTTCGACGGTGAACACATGCTGGTGGCCCAAGCGGTAGTCCTACCGGCCTACGCGGCCGGCCGCTACCGCCGCCCGTAG
- a CDS encoding DNA methyltransferase, which yields MDPLTLGEAYQASRDPVVRRAFGEHYTPESVVLRTLGPLFLDSLRAASDLDRIAAVRFLDPACGCGNFLVVAYRELRRLELEILSRSGTAPVLPRVRLENLYGIEVDAGAARIASEALRLVERDCNREFSDRFGVEVPPGSPATIVVGNALTLDWASVCAPSSSLFVAGNPPFIGTKERSANQTADLRAVWGPRYSGLLDYVSGWFAKAAAYCESDWAFVATNSIVQGQGVPTLFGAMFDAGWRIDFAHRPFTWPAAAVHCVIVGFTRRPVSTPLNAYLVDGPDVLVTPRRTPLAPDLPPVRAGSKAVDWGYLTVSPTDYAEVAADPIASSFLRRYCGGEELINALDRWCLWFDGAPLDLLYRSPLLATRLNAVRDLRLSSPKAATRAAAVTPHLFHERRQPSVPYLGIPQTFTDNRAYATAAYLPPEVIASIKLFTAPDPDGFLFALISSAAFLAWQKTVGGRMKSDPSFTNTVVWNTLPLPPVPPEARHRVTAAGKGVLSARKPNASLASQYAPDTISARLLCAHQKLDALVDHLFGVTEPNDRARQAALLTRYAELTARRSFSR from the coding sequence GTGGATCCGCTGACGCTGGGCGAGGCGTACCAGGCTTCGCGTGATCCTGTGGTGCGCCGCGCGTTCGGCGAGCATTACACGCCGGAATCAGTGGTGCTCCGCACGCTGGGTCCGCTGTTTCTCGACTCGCTGCGAGCTGCGAGCGACCTGGATCGGATCGCGGCGGTGCGGTTCCTGGATCCCGCCTGCGGCTGCGGCAACTTCCTCGTCGTCGCCTACCGCGAGCTGCGTCGGCTCGAACTCGAGATCCTTTCCCGGTCCGGCACCGCTCCCGTTCTGCCGCGGGTGCGGCTCGAAAACCTTTACGGCATCGAAGTCGACGCCGGCGCGGCGCGTATCGCGTCCGAGGCGCTGCGTCTCGTCGAGCGCGACTGCAATCGTGAATTCTCCGACCGCTTCGGCGTCGAGGTGCCGCCCGGGTCCCCCGCGACGATCGTCGTCGGGAACGCGCTGACCCTCGACTGGGCGTCGGTCTGCGCACCGTCGTCTTCGCTGTTCGTGGCCGGGAATCCACCTTTCATCGGGACGAAGGAACGAAGCGCCAACCAGACCGCCGATCTCCGTGCGGTCTGGGGTCCCCGCTACTCCGGGCTGCTCGACTACGTGAGCGGATGGTTCGCGAAGGCCGCGGCATATTGCGAAAGTGACTGGGCTTTCGTAGCGACGAACTCGATCGTCCAGGGCCAAGGCGTCCCGACGCTGTTCGGAGCGATGTTCGACGCCGGCTGGCGAATCGACTTCGCCCATCGCCCGTTCACCTGGCCCGCAGCCGCAGTTCATTGCGTGATCGTCGGCTTCACCCGAAGGCCGGTCTCGACGCCCCTCAACGCGTATCTGGTCGACGGCCCCGACGTCCTGGTGACGCCGCGCCGCACACCCCTCGCCCCCGACCTGCCGCCGGTGCGAGCCGGCTCCAAAGCGGTCGACTGGGGTTACCTGACCGTCTCCCCCACCGACTACGCCGAGGTGGCCGCCGACCCGATCGCGTCGTCGTTTCTGCGTCGCTATTGTGGCGGCGAGGAATTGATAAATGCGCTGGACCGCTGGTGCCTCTGGTTCGACGGCGCACCGCTAGATCTGCTGTATCGTTCGCCGCTGCTGGCAACACGGCTCAACGCAGTGCGTGACCTCCGCCTGTCCAGCCCCAAAGCCGCCACCCGAGCCGCCGCCGTGACCCCACATTTGTTCCACGAGCGCCGCCAGCCCTCGGTGCCGTACCTGGGCATCCCCCAGACCTTCACCGACAACCGCGCTTATGCGACCGCCGCCTATCTCCCACCAGAGGTAATCGCCTCGATCAAACTGTTCACGGCTCCGGATCCGGACGGCTTCTTGTTCGCGCTCATCTCCTCGGCCGCGTTTCTAGCGTGGCAGAAGACTGTCGGTGGTCGCATGAAATCCGACCCGAGCTTCACGAACACGGTGGTTTGGAACACCCTTCCGCTCCCTCCGGTCCCTCCGGAGGCACGACACCGAGTCACCGCTGCGGGTAAAGGCGTGCTCTCTGCGCGGAAGCCGAACGCATCACTCGCGTCCCAGTACGCCCCAGACACAATTTCGGCGCGTCTGCTCTGCGCCCATCAAAAACTGGATGCCCTGGTAGACCACCTCTTCGGCGTGACCGAGCCGAACGACCGAGCGCGACAAGCAGCCCTACTCACCCGATACGCTGAACTGACGGCGCGCCGAAGCTTCTCCCGCTGA
- a CDS encoding sensor histidine kinase, whose amino-acid sequence MNRLTIRLRLSLVYGGLFMLSGTLLLCVTYVLVAQRLPAGGEAVRAASPTGEGPAIELVKETADDALSVLLTQGGIALGIVGLAATVLGWLIAGRMLQPLHRVTETARRIADAPNSLHERIEMDGPQDEVKELADTFDAMLERLDHAFDGERKFIANASHELRTPLTVNRALLEVALYRREPTPEVRTLAETLLAVNERHERLVDGLLLLARSERDIGERFHVDLADLADHLVDSLPPGPVTVVPKLAEAPTNGNPVLLERLVQNLVENGLRYNLPDGGTVEVCTGVASGAAFLEVRNTGPAVPRYEVPGLFQPFRRLADRTGSGAGLGLSIVHAVVRAHGGRVTASPGQSGGLVVTVQLPLAA is encoded by the coding sequence ATGAACCGGCTGACGATCCGGCTGCGGCTCTCGCTGGTCTATGGCGGGCTGTTCATGCTGTCGGGCACCCTGCTGCTGTGCGTGACGTACGTGCTGGTCGCGCAACGTCTTCCGGCGGGCGGTGAGGCGGTACGCGCCGCCAGCCCCACTGGTGAGGGCCCGGCAATCGAACTGGTCAAAGAAACCGCGGACGACGCACTCTCCGTACTGCTCACTCAGGGCGGGATCGCGCTCGGCATCGTCGGTCTGGCCGCCACCGTTCTGGGCTGGCTGATCGCCGGACGCATGCTGCAGCCGCTGCATCGCGTCACCGAAACCGCGCGGCGAATAGCGGACGCACCGAACAGCCTGCACGAACGGATCGAAATGGACGGCCCGCAGGACGAGGTCAAGGAGCTCGCCGACACGTTCGATGCCATGTTGGAGCGCCTCGATCACGCTTTCGACGGCGAGCGAAAGTTCATCGCGAACGCGTCCCACGAATTGCGGACGCCGCTGACCGTCAACCGGGCGTTGCTGGAGGTGGCCTTGTACCGCCGCGAACCGACGCCCGAGGTGCGGACCCTCGCCGAAACTCTGCTGGCCGTGAACGAACGGCACGAGCGCCTCGTCGACGGACTGCTGCTGCTGGCGCGGTCCGAGCGCGACATCGGTGAGCGGTTCCACGTCGACCTGGCGGATCTGGCCGACCACCTCGTCGACTCGTTGCCGCCCGGACCGGTAACGGTCGTGCCGAAGCTGGCCGAAGCCCCCACCAACGGCAACCCGGTGCTGCTGGAGCGCCTGGTGCAGAACCTGGTCGAAAACGGGCTGCGCTACAACCTCCCGGACGGCGGAACGGTAGAGGTGTGCACCGGTGTGGCGTCGGGGGCGGCGTTCCTGGAGGTGCGCAACACCGGGCCGGCCGTGCCGCGGTACGAGGTGCCCGGCCTGTTCCAGCCGTTCCGACGGCTGGCGGACCGCACCGGCTCCGGCGCCGGCCTCGGACTGTCGATCGTGCACGCGGTGGTGCGCGCTCATGGAGGCCGCGTCACGGCGTCGCCGGGGCAATCGGGTGGGCTCGTCGTCACCGTGCAGTTGCCGCTAGCTGCTTAA
- a CDS encoding response regulator transcription factor — translation MRILVAEDESLLADAVAVWLRGEAHAVDIALDGATALERVGVNDYDVVVLDRDLPKVHGDDVCRVVAAQHPDVRILMLTAAAEIDDRVTGLALGADDYLPKPFAFRELAARVIALGRRARPAAPAVLQRAGIRLDPHRREVFRDGRYVPLSRKEFAVLTELLRADGTPVSAEQLLEKAWDENADPFTNAVRLTILKLRRKLGEPPVVLTEAGVGYRIP, via the coding sequence ATGCGGATCCTGGTGGCCGAGGATGAATCGCTGCTGGCCGACGCCGTCGCGGTGTGGTTACGCGGTGAGGCGCACGCGGTCGACATCGCGCTCGATGGCGCCACCGCACTGGAGCGCGTCGGCGTCAACGACTACGACGTCGTCGTCCTCGATCGTGACCTGCCGAAAGTCCACGGTGACGACGTCTGCCGCGTGGTCGCGGCGCAGCACCCCGACGTCCGAATATTGATGTTGACCGCGGCCGCGGAGATCGACGACCGGGTCACCGGCCTCGCCCTCGGCGCGGACGACTACCTACCGAAACCGTTCGCTTTCCGCGAGCTCGCCGCGCGAGTCATCGCCCTCGGGCGACGCGCGCGTCCGGCCGCGCCGGCGGTGCTGCAGCGAGCAGGCATCCGGCTCGATCCGCACCGCCGCGAGGTGTTCCGGGACGGCCGGTACGTGCCGCTGTCCCGGAAGGAGTTCGCGGTGCTGACCGAGTTGCTACGAGCCGACGGCACGCCGGTCTCGGCCGAACAGCTGCTGGAGAAGGCCTGGGACGAGAACGCGGACCCGTTCACGAACGCGGTGCGGCTCACGATTCTGAAGCTCCGTCGCAAGCTCGGCGAGCCGCCGGTGGTGCTCACCGAGGCTGGTGTCGGGTACCGCATCCCATGA